AATCACCTTGATATTCTTTCGCAAGATTGACCATGCTTCATTCGATGTGGTTGTCTTTGCAATTCGAGAGAAAATAGAGTCATGAAGCGCTTTTTGGATAATGAACAATGCCTTAGCATCATTTTTCCGACTTCTTTCAACCTcctatcttcttcttcatcggTTCAAGTATGTCAACGAACCCGTACTCCACCAAGTCCCATAGCTCTTGCGATTTGAGCAATGTCCTCACCTTGATGCTCCACCACTCATATTTCTCACCATTGAAAATGGGTATGAGTGGTTCAGAGGAAGAAAAACCAGCTGATGCCATTCCAAAAACACTCACTCTTTTCTCTCGTGTTTCCCAAAGACCCTAATGGACCCAAACCTCACTTTCACTCAATTGCCTAAAGGATCCAACCTAGCTCCGATGCCAAAATTGTTGGAGAATAAAACGTGAGAAAGATAGAATAATATGTAGGAAAGTTGCTCTCTTATTAATGAATTCTGAATGagtaaaaaacaaagaataaatgcCTATATTTATAGGCTTACATGAAAACTAACTTAAGATAAAAATAGCTAACAAATTATTTAGTCAAACTAGAAAATCTGAAACTACCAAGATACTACCAAGATTTTCTAAACATCCCaccaatattattttgaattattctcAACAAGACTCCTTGTAATGcaattcctttttttcttttctatggcTTCTGATATTTGAGAATCCCTTGTTTAGTTAGAAACATCACAATGTGTATCCTCAATTGCCTAAACTCCAAATCATCCTTTTACTCAATTGCTTGTCTTCTAAAACCCTACAAATACCGAATGAGTTCCACAGAAAACTTTCCCTTCTTTGTACTGTTAATTTCTCCAATCTGTACAAAACCAAACTGCAATGTATCAGTTTGCTAAACCTACCTTACTCGGACTCCCAAGTAATATCAGatgcttttttattattattatgtttttttcatgtatttggaggattGTACCCTACATCTATGCGTTGGAGTCGGATTCAAGCACTCGAGGGAAATGAAATGTCAAAGTAATATATGCTAAACATATTACTAGACGGCAAAGATTTCTCAAACCGAACACTCACTCACCTTTAGTCTTCCTTTCCCACTAACAGAGACAATGTCACCGGTCTTGAGAGTTGTTCCATTTTTTGTGACAGTTGTCCAATTTACGCGTACATCTCCGTTGCTATAAgaccaaaacaaaatagaaaaacaaacgTCCATCAGCTCAATCTTTCATGCATTTTGCAACTAAAAGCTATGTTACTCGGACTCAAATGTGATTCTGAGATGTGGGTATATGTTGAACATGGGTATGTTCAGTTCTCTTTTCCAAGTTCTTTCCTTTATTGAAAGTGTTCTTTGAGAGTCATATCATCATGCTCATATCAGAATATTCTTCAGACATGGGTGTCATGCACAGGCACTCAAGAAATCAAGAGTCAGAGTAACATAGGCCCAAAGTCAAGAAGAGATTAAGCTAGAGCATCAACCCGAGAATATACCTTATCAAATTAACTAGTTTAGATCTAGAAATCTTAAATCCTGCACTAGCAAGAGCATCAACACGAAGTGATGCTTCTACGGTTTTGAATGACTGCGTCCTGCAAAGCCAACATGAAGTCATTGATGGATATCACAGCAATAGGTACCATAAGATTGAGATAAAAACTGATGAGCATCATGAGTGATTGCACCTTGGTGGCTCATATTCAAGTGCAAGCAGAGGTATCTGTGTACATGATACTGATACATTAGCAACCTGCAAAAGGAAACACATAACAAAAAGAGTTGGAGAGGATTTCACCCACAATTCTTTTTACTGCAATACGGCAAGATTAGCTCATGCCTTTGGAGACTCCCTAACCGTTACAGACATTACAAGAATATGAGTGTTATTTACCactaaaaacaaacaaacatgacagacaatatattgattttaatgtgATACTAACAGTGTGcaagaataaaaatttcactGCAAGGTTACTGTGATAATAGACAGCCAGAAATAATGCTGTTACTGTTACCCGAAAAAGtggaaaaagatttaaatttaaaattatggcaGTCATTGAGCGTATCCAAGGGGAAAAAAGTTCACCTTGTCCAGTGTCGACATAAGAAAGTCAACGAGTTCAGGAACAATCACGACATGAGCTCCCTTTTCTCCCTAGTTAACAGTCAACATAGGTTACAGCCTGGTAATATATTAGATGCAGAGAAAACTTCTTTGCTGGTTTAGGAGGCAGGTATAAATTATCttaatgaaagaaattaaaccGGGGCTTTTAAAGTAAACCCAAGTTCTAAATTGCCTAATCTGCAATTGACCATCTGAATACCTGCAAGATAATATCCCCAAGCTTCTCCCTAGCAATACCTTTACCAAGAATTGCACCAAGGAAGTCACCATGAGAACAAGGTTGAAAGCTGAAGTTTCCCGAGATACTGACAAAGAAAAAACCAAATATGcatattgtatttaattgtatttgatTCTAGCACTAATCGTTACCAGCTCTTGACAATGAAGGATATTACTTACTTTATTGCTGCAACTACATTAGGATCATTGGTCAATACTTCTGAATGTCCAATAGAAAGACGGCAACGCTCAGCCTAAAGGATCACGGAGATTCATCAACTTGTATAACCAAAGAAATCAATGAAGGAGAAGTAAACTGAATCCATTTGGTTGACCTGAGGATACCCCCCCTGTGCAACTGCCTTAACATCAGCCAGTTTTTGCAGAACAATCATGGATTCCTTTAATACTGGTGGGGTTAGAAAATCTGTATGGAATACCTCTCTTCTGGTTGCTGCACGTCTAGCCTAAAAGcgcataaaataaattccaaaTAGAAGAGAAGTTAAACAGACAGAGCTAGGAACTTTTCTACCAGTTATCTATagcaaagaaacaaaattaattagagaATCAGATGAATTTGACTAGGTACAAAAGGCAAGGACCAAACCAAAGAAACAATAGGCTACTAAAGGAAGATATGGAAAAAGGGCAATGAGAATACCGTATCAAGTATATGTTTCACTTCTTCGATAGCACTCTTATCTCCTACTCCTTTAAGTAAAACATCGTTATCCCCCTTTATAACTTGGGCAATGTGACATAACCCTGTGTGtgcatttcaaaattttaaataggatGTTACTTGACTAGAAAATCAGCACTGTCGTATATGCATACGTCCCATTTGCTGAAACATGTACATATGGCAAAAAACAACTGAAAAGTTGAAGAAGCTGGACTTTGCAGAAGTTAATCCTACAGCTTACTAACAATGCTAAAGTACAGGTTCAGCAGCCATGGTAATGGTGGCTATTGCATATGTTTAATGTGCAATAACTTTGTGATAAATTGATAATTCTAAGAAACAACTACTACTATAAGTTGCCTTGCGTATAAACTCTAGTTCTAGGAATAATAAAAAGTTGAATTGGAATTGTGGTCAATGCCCTAGGTGTGCATTCATTAAGGATGGCAATATATTTTGATATCGAGCTGAGGTTAACAAGCATTCATTCTTCCTTAACAAAATGCATTTGAAATAATTGGCATATTTCACTCGGAGGTAAAACGTCCACATAATGATACGAGTTGCAGTGCATGCTTCATCCCTAGatgttattttctatttgttactatttgttattttctagtaatagatattgaaattttaattattttcaatatttattaataaaatattgtttttttgaatcatcatatattattcaaattccaatattttaacaatacaaTTAATACTAAATACATAAAACCAAAATGAttgattattaaaagaaattatatgaaTATTCTGGATGCCTCTAATGCACTCAAGTGTTGAGTTTTCCTATGACCCTCAGATGCCATGCAAGAAGCTGGCATTTGTCTTGGAATTCACAGCTTTGATACATGAGCCAGACTCCTTGTAATGcaattcctttttttcttttctatggcTTCTGATATTTGAGAATCCCTTGTTTAGTTAGAAACATCACAATGTGTATCCTCAATTGCCTAAACTCCAAATCATCCTTTTACTCAATTGCTTGTCTTCTAAAACCCTACAAATACCGAATGAGTTCCACAGAAAACTTTCCCTTCTTTGTACTGTTAATTTCTCCAATCTGTACAAAACCAAACTGCAATGTATCAGTTTGCTAAACCTACCTTACTCGGACTCCCAAGTAATATCAGatgcttttttattattattatgtttttttcatgtatttggaggattGTACCCTACATCTATGCGTTGGAGTCGGATTCAAGCACTCGAGGGAAATGAAATGTCAAAGTAATATATGCTAAACATATTACTAGACGGCAAAGATTTCTCAAACCGAACACTCACTCACCTTTAGTCTTCCTTTCCCACTAACAGAGACAATGTCACCGGTCTTGAGAGTTGTTCCATTTTTTGTGACAGTTGTCCAATTTACGCGTACATCTCCGTTGCTATAAgaccaaaacaaaatagaaaaacaaacgTCCATCAGCTCAATCTTTCATGCATTTTGCAACTAAAAGCTATGTTACTCGGACTCAAATGTGATTCTGAGATGTGGGTATATGTTGAACATGGGTATGTTCAGTTCTCTTTTCCAAGTTCTTTCCTTTATTGAAAGTGTTCTTTGAGAGTCATATCATCATGCTCATATCAGAATATTCTTCAGACATGGGTGTCATGCACAGGCACTCAAGAAATCTAGAGTCAGAGTAAAATAGACCCAAAGTCAAGAAGAGATTAAGCTAGAGCATCAACCCGAGAATATACCTTGTCAAATTAACTAGTTTAGATCTAGAAATCTTAAATCGTGCACTAGCAAGAGCATCAACACGAAGCGATGCTTCTACGGTTTTGAATGACTGCGTCCTGCGAAGCCAACATGAAGTCATTGATGGAGATCACAATACAGAGACTAATTTAATATTCTTtcgttaatta
The nucleotide sequence above comes from Gossypium raimondii isolate GPD5lz chromosome 13, ASM2569854v1, whole genome shotgun sequence. Encoded proteins:
- the LOC105782849 gene encoding uncharacterized protein LOC105782849; translated protein: MIVLQKLADVKAVAQGGYPQAERCRLSIGHSEVLTNDPNVVAAINISGNFSFQPCSHGDFLGAILGKGIAREKLGDIILQGEKGAHVVIVPELVDFLMSTLDKVANVSVSCTQIPLLALEYEPPRTQSFKTVEASLRVDALASAGFKISRSKLVNLISNGDVRVNWTTVTKNGTTLKTGDIVSVSGKGRLKIGEINSTKKGKFSVELIRYL